The Daucus carota subsp. sativus chromosome 9, DH1 v3.0, whole genome shotgun sequence genome window below encodes:
- the LOC108201433 gene encoding uncharacterized protein LOC108201433 codes for MPWFTELCTIFGKDRATGNLAENLADVVEELNTEAADELSVQEAQPVTHSDESTSMKKRKRGNADALLEAVYAVSDRLANQFEASTKLLIAAEEDMREKKKQLNQELSKIPELEVLQKLQVAKRIASDEDLMILFFEAPAAEKTVLLNAILNKEI; via the coding sequence ATGCCATGGTTCACAGAACTCTGTACTATCTTTGGAAAAGATAGAGCAACCGGAAATCTAGCAGAAAATCTTGCTGATGTTGTGGAAGAACTTAATACTGAGGCTGCAGATGAACTATCAGTCCAGGAAGCTCAACCAGTCACACATTCTGACGAGTCGACAAgcatgaagaaaagaaaaagaggaaATGCAGATGCATTGTTAGAGGCTGTCTATGCTGTTTCAGACAGGCTCGCAAATCAGTTTGAGGCTTCCACTAAACTCCTCATCGCAGCTGAAGAAGATATGCgggagaaaaagaaacaacTCAATCAAGAACTTTCAAAGATTCCAGAACTCGAAGTGCTCCAGAAACTTCAAGTTGCAAAGAGAATAGCCAGTGATGAAGACTTGATGATACTATTTTTTGAAGCACCAGCCGCAGAAAAAACTGTTTTGCTGAATGCTATTCTAAACAAGGAGATTTGA
- the LOC108201430 gene encoding receptor-like protein 1 produces MAKPLSMIKLLVQLPLIFLLVPCLCCPAYQKQFLLHFKSSLLTSYDTSNSSVFGLESWDSISDCCKWTRVVCSSHSRDITALYLGDLYIHNEYNAVNVQILDPIYGIRSLRFLNVSNTYIQGEISGEGLANLTKLIHLDMSRNLLNGSIPPQLFQLWFLQSLDLSDNSLKDGLSREIGKLENLRSLKLDRNSIDGNIPVQIGNLTRLQQFSVSQNKFLGPIPESILNLKGLEILDVSYNHLEMPIPDWIGTLFHISILKLSGNSFTGLIPPSIRNLSKLETLELEDNMLSGEIPSWLFDIESLKNLYLGGNKFIWNNNVKIVPKCMLSQLSLRSCKISADIPEWISTQKNLNLLELSDNQLTGNFPLWMAEMKIETLLLSRNQLTGSIPFPLFQSQNLSILDLSRNNFSGELPQNIGHALKMTVLMLSRNNFSGAIPKSIGDITFLMLPDLSRNRLSGKTLPVFGSYYAPAYVDLSSNELSGDIPVSLFSGTSFLALGKNKFSGSFPRTLSEAVNLEYLDLDDNNITGYFPDYLISPSSSLQVLSLRNNSLHGSLPSNSFYNGSRLRILDLSSNNLDESIPSELGSLPGMSGIPSAFLVGYRIGELTLNYIEATVSLFSGMHTITIEINDLTVNWKNALQGLSSHNQHIYTLLDLSNNKFSGDVPDSLGNLKGLKLLNLSYNKLSGYIPQSFGDLQSIEALDLSNNNISGTIPQSFRKLDQLSVLDVSNNKLSGEIPRGGQMDRMNDPSYFANNSGLCGMQIRVKCPKDEPTPNDGQEEDDDEKEAWFLWAGVWIGFPLGLISSVSFVKYLVFHGNESLGELMKCSWKQSLLHFKSSLLNATSEYSFLGVFDGLQSWNSTSDCCTWSRVVCGSHSRSIIALHLDDLPAPYPPSDIIHSKILEPIFGIRSLLLLNISYNLIEGEISGEGLANLTKLVHLDMRLNLFNGTIPAQLFQLKFLQFLDLSKNSLKGGLSEVGKLGNLRTLKLEKNLLDGYIPEHIGNLTRLQQFSINYNKFAGQIPNSIGKLKELEKVDLSRNSFTGVIPPPMRNLSKLKTLLLEDNMLSGEIPYGVFEIESLKNLNLGGNKLVWNNNVKIAPKCMLSQLSLKSCKIFADIPEWISTQKNLDILDLSNSGLTGKFPLWLAEMDIKSILMSRNKLTGSIPSRLFQSSSLSILALSKNNFSGELPENIGDAHNIKVLMLSATNFSGAIPKSIADIPKLVLLDLSRNKFSGNTFPVFDPNGSLYYGDFSSNELSGEIPVSFCKDTGILALGENKFSGRLPRGLTNMNELEYLDLHDNNITGNLPEFLSQLSSLEVLSVRNNSLHGSLPSKLFSNESSLQILDLSSNNLVGSIPSELGNLKVMSGGYIDFIARQYIKNEMELNWVENTIAPISGMFTFTMEINGLMVNWKKAIQGLSGNKRHIYTLLDLSNNKLSGDIPVSLGLLVGLKLLNISNNRLSGNIPQSFGDLESIQALDLSNNNISGTIPQSFKKLNELSVVDVSNNKLSGIIPWGGQMDTMNDPSYFANNSGLCGMQIRVTCSEDELKPEARVEGDDGEQESWFLWGGVWIGYPLGFISSILIAFFSRYFVIPTQKYHSIHYRYR; encoded by the exons ATGGCCAAGCCCCTAAGCATGATCAAACTACTTGTGCAGTTGCCTTTGATTTTCTTGCTCGTGCCTTGCTTATGTTGTCCTGCTTATCAGAAACAATTCCttcttcacttcaaatcctCCTTGCTGACCAGCTACGACACCTCAAACTCGTCGGTCTTTGGCTTGGAGTCATGGGACTCCATTTCTGACTGTTGTAAGTGGACTAGAGTTGTTTGCAGTTCTCATTCTCGGGACATAACAGCTCTATACCTTGGCGATCTCTATATCCATAATGAATACAACGCGGTGAATGTACAGATATTGGACCCCATTTATGGCATTAGATCCTTAAGGTTTCTTAATGTCTCCAACACTTATATACAAGGCGAAATTTCTGGTGAAGGGTTGGCTAATCTCACAAAACTAATTCACCTCGACATGAGTCGGAATCTTCTTAATGGCTCAATCCCACCACAACTCTTCCAGTTGTGGTTTCTGCAGAGTCTTGATTTGAGTGACAACTCATTAAAGGATGGTTTAAGTAGAGAAATTGGCAAGCTTGAAAATTTAAGGTCATTGAAGTTGGATCGGAATTCTATTGATGGTAATATCCCTGTTCAGATAGGAAATCTCACCAGATTGCAGCAATTTTCTGTCAGCCAGAACAAATTTTTGGGTCCGATTCCAGAGTCAATTCTCAATTTGAAAGGATTGGAAATATTGGACGTGAGTTATAATCATTTAGAGATGCCTATTCCGGATTGGATTGGAACCTTGTTCCACATTTCCATTTTGAAATTGAGTGGGAACAGTTTCACAGGATTAATCCCACCATCAATACGGAACTTGAGCAAATTGGAAACACTTGAGCTGGAAGATAACATGCTTTCAGGAGAAATTCCATCCTGGTTGTTTGACATTGAGAGTTTGAAGAATTTGTATCTTGGAGGAAACAAGTTCATATGGAATAACAACGTCAAAATAGTTCCCAAGTGTATGCTTTCACAACTCTCTCTCAGATCATGTAAAATTTCTGCAGACATTCCAGAATGGATTTCTACTCAAAAGAATCTTAATTTACTCGAACTGAGTGATAATCAGCTCACAGGAAACTTTCCACTTTGGATGGCAGAGATGAAAATTGAAACTCTACTACTCTCACGGAACCAACTAACTGGGTCAATACCCTTTCCCCTTTTTCAGTCTCAAAATTTATCCATATTGGATCTTTCAAGGAACAATTTTTCAGGGGAGTTGCCACAAAATATTGGTCATGCTTTAAAGATGACGGTACTGATGCTCTCTAGAAACAATTTTTCAGGGGCAATCCCGAAGTCCATTGGAGATATCACTTTTCTAATGCTACCAGACTTGTCAAGAAACAGACTCTCTGGCAAAACACTCCCGGTTTTCGGATCTTATTATGCCCCAGCATATGTTGATCTCTCCTCTAATGAACTATCTGGTGACATTCCCGTGTCACTTTTTAGTGGAACTAGTTTTCTTGCACTGGGGAAAAATAAGTTCTCTGGAAGTTTTCCTAGGACCCTCAGTGAGGCTGTAAACCTTGAATATCTTGATCTAGATGACAACAACATTACAGGTTATTTTCCAGATTATTTAATTTCACCATCATCCAGCCTTCAGGTTCTGAGTTTACGTAACAACTCACTACATGGCTCATTGCCGTCCAACTCTTTCTACAACGGAAGTAGACTCCGAATTCTTGATCTCTCAAGTAACAATCTTGATGAAAGTATCCCTTCAGAGTTGGGAAGTCTACCTGGAATGAGTGGAATCCCTTCAGCATTTTTAGTAGGCTATAGAATTGGTGAGCTAACGTTGAATTATATCGAGGCCACAGTTTCATTGTTTAGTGGCATGCACACCATTACAATCGAGATTAATGATTTAACAGTGAACTGGAAGAATGCTCTGCAAGGTCTCTCAAGTCATAATCAACATATTTATACTTTACTAGACTTGTCCAACAATAAGTTTTCAGGTGATGTTCCAGATTCATTAGGAAATCTCAAAGGACTGAAGCTACTCAACCTCTCCTACAATAAACTCTCAGGATATATACCACAAAGTTTTGGAGATCTACAAAGTATAGAGGCTCTTGACTTATCTAACAACAATATCTCTGGTACAATTCCACAATCATTTAGGAAGTTAGATCAACTATCCGTGTTAGATGTGAGTAACAACAAGCTAAGTGGTGAAATCCCGCGGGGTGGACAAATGGACAGGATGAATGATCCGAGTTATTTCGCTAACAACAGTGGACTATGTGGCATGCAGATCAGGGTGAAATGTCCAAAAGATGAGCCAACACCAAATGATGGccaagaagaagatgatgatgaaaaaGAGGCATGGTTCTTGTGGGCAGGAGTGTGGATTGGATTCCCACTAGGCTTGATTTCGTCG GTCTCATTTGTCAAGTACCTTGTCTTTCACGGCAATGAGTCACTTGGTGAGCTGATGAAATGTTCTTGG AAACAATCCCTTCTGCACTTCAAGTCCTCCTTGCTCAATGCCACCTCTGAATATTCGTTTTTGGGCGTGTTTGATGGCTTGCAGTCTTGGAACTCCACTTCTGATTGTTGTACTTGGAGTAGAGTTGTTTGCGGTTCTCATTCACGTAGCATAATAGCTCTACACCTTGACGATCTCCCTGCTCCGTATCCACCCTCTGATATTATACATTCCAAAATCTTAGAACCCATTTTTGGCATTAGATCCTTGTTGCTTCTTAATATCTCCTATAATTTGATTGAGGGGGAAATTTCAGGCGAAGGATTGGCTAATCTTACCAAACTAGTCCACCTTGACATGCGTTTGAATTTATTTAACGGCACAATTCCAGCACAACTTTTCCAGTTGAAGTTTCTGCAGTTTCTTGATTTGAGTAAAAATTCATTGAAGGGTGGTTTAAGTGAAGTTGGCAAACTTGGAAATTTGAGGACGCTGAAGCTGGAAAAGAATTTGCTTGATGGATATATTCCTGAGCACATTGGAAATCTCACAAGGTTGCAGCAGTTTTCTATCAATTACAACAAATTTGCAGGTCAGATTCCAAATTCAATTGGGAAATTGAAGGAATTGGAAAAAGTAGATTTGAGCAGGAACAGTTTCACTGGTGTAATCCCACCACCAATGCGTAATTTGAGCAAATTAAAAACACTTCTCTTGGAAGATAATATGCTTTCCGGAGAAATTCCTTATGGTGTATTTGAAATAGAGAGTCTCAAGAATTTGAATCTTGGAGGAAACAAATTAGTTTGGAATAACAATGTCAAAATAGCTCCCAAGTGTATGCTTTCTCAACTCTCTCTCAAATCATGTAAAATTTTTGCAGACATTCCGGAATGGATTTCCACTcaaaagaatcttgatattCTTGATCTGAGCAACAGTGGTCTTACTGGAAAATTCCCTCTCTGGCTTGCTGAAATGGATATTAAAAGCATACTCATGTCCCGCAACAAGCTAACTGGTTCAATACCATCTCGCCTTTTTCAATCTTCGAGTTTATCGATTTTGGCTCtttcaaaaaacaatttttcaggAGAGTTGCCAGAAAATATAGGTGATGCTCATAACATCAAGGTACTTATGCTGTCTGCCACCAATTTTTCAGGGGCCATCCCAAAATCCATTGCGGATATCCCTAAACTAGTTCTATTAGACTTGTCAAGAAACAAATTCTCTGGCAACACATTCCCAGTTTTTGATCCTAATGGCTCACTTTATTATGGCGATTTCTCCTCAAATGAACTTTCAGGTGAAATTCCAGTGTCATTTTGCAAAGACACTGGTATTCTTGCACTAGGGGAAAATAAGTTTTCTGGCAGGCTGCCTAGGGGTCTAACAAATATGAATGAGCTTGAATATCTTGATCTCCATGACAACAACATCACAGGTAATTTGCCAGAATTTCTTTCCCAACTATCCAGCCTTGAAGTTCTTAGTGTACGTAACAACTCTCTACATGGCTCACTACCATCCAAGTTGTTCTCCAACGAAAGTAGCCTCCAAATTCTTGATCTCTCAAGCAACAATCTTGTTGGAAGTATCCCTTCGGAGTTAGGAAATCTAAAGGTAATGAGTGGAggttatattgattttatagcTCGCCAGTATATTAAGAATGAGATGGAGTTGAATTGGGTTGAAAATACGATTGCACCAATCAGTGGCATGTTCACCTTTACAATGGAGATCAATGGCCttatggtgaactggaagaagGCTATACAAGGTCTCTCAGGTAATAAGCGACATATCTACACTTTGCTAGACTTGTCAAATAATAAGTTATCAGGTGATATTCCGGTCTCCTTGGGACTTCTTGTGGGACTGAAGCTACTCAACATATCCAACAACAGGCTCTCGGGAAATATACCACAAAGTTTTGGGGATCTGGAGAGTATACAGGCTCTTGACTTATCTAACAACAATATCTCTGGTACAATTCCACAATCATTTAAGAAATTAAATGAACTGTCTGTGGTAGATGTGAGTAACAACAAGTTAAGTGGAATAATCCCGTGGGGTGGACAAATGGACACGATGAATGATCCAAGTTATTTTGCTAACAACAGTGGATTATGCGGCATGCAAATCAGAGTGACATGTTCAGAAGATGAGCTAAAACCAGAGGCACGCGTAGAGGGTGATGATGGTGAACAAGAATCGTGGTTCTTGTGGGGAGGAGTGTGGATCGGATATCCACTTGGTTTCATTTCTTCAATCTTGATAGCATTTTTTAGTAGGTACTTTGTTATACCAACACAGAAGTACCACTCAATCCACTATAGGTACAGATAA
- the LOC108201429 gene encoding receptor-like protein 46, which yields MAKLLGLIIILVPFICMIMPCSSCPAHQKQSLLLFKSSLLNISNTSNSSVIGLESWNSSSDCCTWDRVVCSLHSRDVIALHLDHLPSAVFFLAFPILDPIFYIRSLILLDISSNSMEGLIPIKGLANPTKLVHLDMSNNDIHGSIPAQLFHLKYLSFLNISYNQISGEISGNGLANLTSIVHLDMSNNHFDGSIPAQLFHLRLLRFLNLSDNSLKGGLSTEIGNLGNLRTLKLDGNSLFGNIPLQIGNLTKLQYFSISLNELSGGIPDSIFTLKRLEGLDLSSNYLRMQIPSHIGNLSCISTLALSKNSFTGAIPTSIRNLSKLETLQLEDNMLGGEIPSWLFDMESLKNLFLGGNKINWNNIVKIVPKCMLSRLSLRSSQISGDIPEWISTQKNLGIFELSYNQLTGIFPLWLAELEVGNLLLSNNELSGAIPSRLFHSEFISFGK from the coding sequence ATGGCCAAGCTACTAGGCCTGATAATAATACTTGTGCCTTTCATTTGTATGATAATGCCATGCTCATCTTGTCCTGCTCATCAAAAACAATCCCTTCTGCTCTTCAAATCCTCCTTGCTCAATATCTCCAATACCTCAAACTCGTCGGTTATTGGCTTGGAGTCGTGGAACTCCAGTTCTGACTGTTGTACTTGGGATAGAGTTGTTTGTAGTTTGCATTCACGTGACGTTATAGCTCTACACCTTGACCATCTTCCTTCTGCAGTCTTCTTTCTTGCATTTCCCATATTAGACCCCATTTTTTATATCAGATCCTTAATTCTTCTTGATATCTCCTCTAATTCGATGGAAGGGCTAATTCCAATCAAGGGTTTGGCTAATCCCACTAAACTAGTTCACCTTGACATGAGTAACAATGACATTCATGGCTCAATTCCAGCTCAACTTTTTCATCTAAAATATCTGAGCTTTCTTAATATCTCATATAATCAGATATCAGGGGAAATTTCAGGCAATGGCTTGGCCAATCTCACCAGTATAGTTCACCTGGACATGAGTAACAATCACTTTGATGGTTCAATTCCAGCCCAACTTTTCCACTTGAGGCTTCTGCGGTTTCTTAATTTAAGTGATAATTCATTAAAGGGCGGTCTAAGTACTGAAATTGGAAACCTTGGAAATTTGAGGACATTAAAGTTGGATGGGAATTCTCTTTTTGGAAATATTCCTTTACAGATTGGTAATCTGACAAAGTTGCAGTATTTTTCAATAAGCCTGAATGAACTTTCTGGTGGGATTCCAGATTCAATCTTCACTCTGAAGAGACTAGAAGGATTGGATTTAAGTAGTAATTATTTACGGATGCAGATTCCTAGTCATATTGGAAACTTGTCATGCATTTCCACTTTGGCATTAAGCAAGAACAGCTTCACAGGTGCAATCCCAACATCTATACGAAATTTGAGCAAATTAGAAACACTTCAACTGGAAGACAATATGCTTGGTGGAGAAATACCCTCCTGGTTGTTTGACATGGAGAGTCTGAAGAATTTGTTTCTAGGAGGAAACAAGATAAATTGGAATAATATTGTCAAAATAGTTCCAAAGTGCATGCTTTCTAGACTCTCTCTCAGATCAAGTCAAATTTCCGGAGACATTCCTGAATGGATTTCCACTCAAAAGAATCTCGGCATTTTTGAACTGAGTTATAATCAGCTCACAGGAATATTTCCACTTTGGCTTGCTGAGTTGGAAGTTGGAAATCTGCTACTGTCAAATAACGAGCTTAGTGGTGCAATCCCATCTCGCCTTTTTCACTCAGAGTTTATTAGTTTTGGCAAATAA